The following are encoded together in the Desulfobaccales bacterium genome:
- a CDS encoding adenylate/guanylate cyclase domain-containing protein, producing MAVFGVPVAIPQAASQAVACAQAMHRRLGEMQAQGRTPIQGMRIGINTGEAIVGNIGSHKRMDFTVIGDAVNVAARLQELAKELEADTLVSEATFREVEGQYNFSPAPPQVLRGRRESTAVFRLTAPSQD from the coding sequence ATGGCGGTGTTCGGGGTGCCGGTGGCAATTCCCCAGGCCGCGTCCCAGGCGGTGGCCTGCGCCCAGGCCATGCACCGGCGCTTGGGGGAAATGCAGGCCCAGGGGCGCACTCCCATCCAAGGCATGCGCATCGGCATCAATACCGGGGAGGCCATTGTGGGCAATATCGGCTCCCACAAGCGCATGGATTTCACCGTCATCGGCGACGCGGTGAATGTTGCGGCCCGGCTCCAGGAACTGGCCAAGGAGTTGGAGGCCGATACCCTGGTGAGCGAGGCCACCTTCCGGGAAGTGGAAGGGCAATATAATTTTTCCCCGGCGCCGCCCCAGGTTTTGCGGGGCCGCCGGGAAAGCACCGCGGTCTTCCGGCTGACGGCTCCTTCCCAGGACTGA